In Porites lutea chromosome 7, jaPorLute2.1, whole genome shotgun sequence, a single window of DNA contains:
- the LOC140943718 gene encoding apocarotenoid-15,15'-oxygenase-like: MADNISVVDALSSDIKRPLDLEKCSRGWETQREHCYWVPTADIIGEVPKDLRGTLFRNGPGVHEVYGTRLKHPIDGDGMLCAVTFEDGRVHFKSKFVNSQHRQEEAAKQEFLYHGQMGTKPSSTSTFRYLMNTLKNTPMKFRNPSNTNSFYWGGKVLTCYETGVPYCLDPFTLETLGPENLNSNLKFGCLAAHFRIDSEKKRLVCISLRPGFRDKKPSLAIYEFDPSWRLCQKQVHYIEGLNYGHDFILLPDYYIFHMTPFVKGSWWITTKIIMGWSSPGEEMRYYPDLPSRFVIIPRHASEGNTGIIFVNTDPCHIFHFGTAQQVGDQVDFTAVCLGTKFDMTFDSKIWLSNTSVSPGLVYNYTIDLANEQCTRTQVDRASVEFPTTHPYRNGMTGTRFNYLMACDRPGFNLPYRDVVKLNAKSGQRDVWYSHGCLGEPVFVPRLGYDSWREGDEDDGYVIVQVYVPEKHVTEFCVLDAKNVGKGPLARIQLKHHVPYGFHGTFTPEVFTNGPRLASKL, translated from the exons atggcggacaataTCAGTGTCGTGGATGCTCTTTCTAGCGACATCAAAAGGCCACTAGATCTCGAGAAATGCAGCAGAGGATGGGAAACACAAAGAGAGCATTGTTACTGGGTTCCTACGGCAGATATTATCGGCGAAGTACCGAAAGATCTTCGTGGAACTTTGTTTCGAAATGGCCCTGGGGTACATGAAGTGTACGGTACCCGTTTGAAACATC CAATTGATGGAGATGGGATGCTATGTGCCGTGACATTTGAAGATGGCAGAGTGCACTTTAAGTCCAAGTTTGTGAACAGTCAACATAGACAGGAAGAAGCTGCCAAGCAGGAGTTCCTTTATCATGGAcaaatgggaacaaaacctTCATCAACATCAACCTTTAGATACCTCATGAACACATTAAAGAATACACCAATGAAATTCCGCAATCCCTCAAACACCAATTCCTTTTACTGGGGTGGCAAG GTCTTGACATGTTATGAGACAGGGGTACCATACTGTCTGGACCCATTCACTCTAGAGACACTTGGACCAGAGAATTTGAACAGTAACTTAAAATTTGGATGTTTGGCCGCACATTTCAGAATCGATTCTGAGAAAAAG CGGCTTGTCTGCATAAGCCTGCGTCCAGGGTTTAGAGATAAGAAACCCAGTCTAGCGATTTATGAATTTGACCCATCATGGCGGCTCTGCCAGAAACAGGTCCACTACATTGAAGGTCTGAATTATGGACATGACTTTATTCTTTTACCTGACTACTACATATTTCATATGACACCATTTGTTAAAGGATCATGGTGGATAACAACAAAAATCATAATGGGATGGAGCTCACCTGGAGAAGAGATGAGATATTACCCTGATCTACCGTCACGTTTTGTCATCATACCACGACATGCAAGTGAAGGAAATACTGGCATTATATTTGTGAACACTGATCCATGTCAC ATTTTCCACTTTGGCACAGCCCAGCAGGTTGGTGACCAGGTAGACTTTACTGCGGTTTGCTTGGGCACAAAGTTTGACATGACCTTCGATAGTAAGATCTGGCTTTCCAATACCTCAGTCTCGCCAGGACTCGTTTACAATTACACCATTGACCTGGCCAATGAACAGTGTACTCGAACTCAAGTTGATCGTGCCAGTGTGGAATTCCCCACTACCCACCCGTACCGAAATGGAATGACAGGCACGCGATTTAATTACCTAATGGCGTGTGACAGACCTGGATTTAATCTTCCTTACAGGGATGTCGTGAAG TTGAATGCGAAAAGTGGACAGCGTGACGTATGGTATTCACACGGTTGTCTTGGCGAACCTGTCTTCGTCCCTCGGCTCGGTTACGATTCATGGCGAGAAGGAGACGAAGATGACGGGTACGTTATCGTGCAAGTCTATGTCCCCGAAAAGCATGTGACAGAGTTCTGTGTCCTGGACGCTAAGAATGTTGGGAAGGGGCCCTTGGCGAGGATCCAGTTGAAGCACCATGTACCTTATGGTTTCCATGGCACCTTTACTCCAGAGGTTTTCACTAATGGGCCAAGGTTGGCGTCAAAGTTGTAA